GCGGACTCATCCAGAGGCCAGGGAGGCTCATGCTAGTAAAAATCAGTCATCGCAGCTAGACACATTCATCAATTGCTGATCCTAGATGCGCCACAGTGGGTGTTTGATGACATAAATTCCTGGCTCCGATCCTTCTTTTGGGTCGGGAAATACAAGAGAAATGGGGGACAGTGCCTAGTAGCTTGGAATACCATCTGCCGCCCTTATTTCTATGGAGGATTGGGGTGAAAATTTTCAAGTTGCAAGCTCTCACCCTCCCGGTGCGTTGGGAGTGGCTCAGACGAACGAACCACGAATGGTCGTGGCAGGGCCTGAAATTGGTTTCTGATATCAAGTCCATGGAAGTATTCGACAGTCTCGTCTCCATCTCGATCGGCCACGGGAAGAAGATTATGTTCTGGTGCGACCGTAGGATCAACGGGCGTGCGGTGGCTTACATAGCCCCGACCATCATTGCCCTTGTACCCACACGCATCTAGAATATGCGTACGGTGCAGCAGGCGATGGGGAGCAAAGGTGGGAGAGGGGCATCCTAGAGGGACTAAATTTCATAGTGCATATGCAACTGTACCTACTTCAACAAGCCATATCCCTCATGACAAGGGAGGAAGGCTGGCCCGATATTTTCACATGGTCGCCCGACAAGTCGGGTGCTTATTCGGTGAACTCCACCTACAAGAGACTGTGCATGGGCCTTACTTCCTCACAACCGGCTTCTCTCATATGGAAGGCATGGTTGTTGTTGAAGTGCAAGATTTTCCTTTGGTTGGCCTTGCAGTATAGAGTGTGGACCTCGGACTGACGGACTCAACATGGATTATAGGACGAGACCTCCCCTGCTTCACTTTTCTCCAATAAGAGGACAGAGTCGAGCACATCTTAATTCAATGCCCGTATGCTAGAGAGGTGTGGCACCTGATCCTAAGTCACTTCAGGCTGGCCATCGCTGCCCCGCCCTCAGACTACACCCCTGTACAATGGTGGGAGTGAGCCAAAAGCGCCCTTCACACGAGCGAGAGGAAAGAATTCGACTCCCTGTTCATGGTGATGACTTGGGCAATTTGGAAGTAGCGGAACACGAGGCTCTTTGGAAGGGCCGATCAGCACCTGCAACCCATGCAACTGAAGGCACAAATCATAGATGAGACCAAAGATTGGAGGGCTGCCGGAGCAGGAGGTCTAAATCAATTAGCGAGAGAGTAGCTTTAGTGCATTTTCAGGTGTCGGTGTAGGTGTCTGATCGAGCCCTGTTCGTAGCTTGTTTGATCTTCTTGTAAATTGTCTTGctctcttctataaaaatatggtacgcctttagcgtactctcgaaaaaaaattgttacacCTCCtcctcacccccccccccctcttcccttcctcacCGCCGCCTGAGGCAGCCATCGGGCAAGCCCGGGGCGCCAAAGATGGTGGCGGCAGGGCCTAGGTTGCCCTGCTTCTGCGTGGGGAATCTCGGATCTGGAGCGGCGGCTCCATTGGCAAGGGACAGCCGGCTAGCAGCCGTGCAGGCGGTGGATCTTGTGTCTCGGCTGCGTGGGTGGGGGGGTCCGATGGTCATTGGCGGTTGGCGGTCGGTACGTGTGATCTgccgcctcccctcctcccctgttcGGCGTGCGGGGTAGCCTGGTCGGGCCGCGCTTCCTCTTGGTTGCTGGTTATGTACAGGAGGCGCTGCTGGTGGCGGGGATCTAGTTCGGGTGAAATCCCTGGCCAGCCATGACCGGCCGCGCCGACGGCGACGCCTGAGGGCGCCATTCCCCTCTTTGGAGGCGTCGGTATGGACTAATCTCCTCACTTCACCTTCCCCTATGTCTCCCGGGCAAAAGCCCTAACTTTgttgggcggcggcggagctcacggcaccgttcccttcttgaaggcgccactTTGGAAACCTTGGGGTTGGGTCACGCTTGTGGGTGGTGGGCAACGACAGTGGTGCGGCCCTATCCTAGCATGGATTTACGTCtgttgcttggagatggactcgcATACGAAGGTGGAGGTTGGGGACTGGCGTTGTGGTGGCGTcaatggcggaggacctgccaaggctcgcgtaggtggaggtcgtcgtttggcgtcgtggtggcgtcgatggcggaggacctgccaaggttgttacctcaatctgctctgaagatgggccagtggaagatgacgacgacgacacatgtgagtgcttTGCACCGGTTTGAGCCCCGGACCCGGCAGATGGCTCGGTCCGGGCcttcggctttagatgttaggcttaggtgagaggtctgCGTATGTGGCCtagcttgcaccccttcatcatttggatagaagtagcggcagatgttgccaagatggcggattcaggaaTATTGTCGTTctgctttgtaaggtcctcgagaataatcaataaaatggccgcatgTATCTtcgagatgcagaggccggaggtcatcctccttttccaaaaaaagtaGGATGAGTTTATTCTTTTGCAGGTAAAATGCAGGGATCAAGtttacaaagcataaacatgtattAAGAAAACTTTGAAGACTAAAAAGGCTGGATTTGATGATTGGTGGTTGGTTGGAAATTTAAATACTCGATTCCTCTAATAAGTTTTGAGCTTTTGAGGGAGCACACTTCCCGTTAAAATAAACAAGACTTGCTTTCCCCTAAACACTTGTTATGGGCTAATCGAGGAAGCACAGCATCAATATTTGgcggtttattttatttttccttagCCGACACGTAATATATGAGCTACCTACATTCCTATTGAGGGCTACAAAAGCATTCCACTGTTTGTAGCGCACTCGTATTTCCTTCCCTTGGTAATCCAAGCAAGCAAACCGTGTGCTTTCGCGGTTCTCCACATCAAAGGACGAATATACTCCGTATTAAGCAACGGAGGATATCCTTTCTCGCTCTGCATGCATGCTCTCACTTTAGGTGCGGCGTGCGTGCCTGCATGCGCGCGTGTACTGCCCCCGCTGCTGTGTATGTGCGTGTTCTGCAGGCAACGCACCTACACATGATCATCATCAATCTATCTATACAGATGTAACTCATCAGCGCTGGTTGTCTTCGTCGCCAGTACAGTACTAATTATCAGCTCGCTACTTAATTGGTTGTTTGAAAGGTACTACTCGTGTAGTAGTAATAGCACAAGCTAAGAGAGATTGATTAACAGGCACCGTCTGTCTCCTCTTTTAAACCGCTCCTTTCCGAAAGCAAAAGCGGCAGGGAGAAGGAAATAAAGGATATATTTTTCTCGTTTGTGTAACGACAGAATGAaagaggagagggaaaggggggaggaAAGCAACGGAAAGTTCGTTCATAGATAAAGGAGTGAAGCAAAAGGAAGGGGAAAACAAAACAAAGCGCAGATTCCCCTCCAAACAAGCCCTATgctttttcttctcttcttctctcccccacaccctccccctctctcccaaGAACATCATATACCCCATTGCTCAAAGAAAATTAAGCCACTGGCCCCTTGAAGATTGAGCTGAGATTTCCGCACAACGGGTGCAAGGGCCGGAGGGGCGAGAGCATTCCTTTCAGCGGGAAGCCGGCAACGCATCTCCCCCTCTCTATCTCCTCTTTCTCTCACCAGAGGCGAGTGATGAATCGAGGAGAATTCCAGAGCTCCCTAGTGCAACAGATGATCTGGAGTGGCACTGGGGATGGTGGTACCAGTAGTATCATGAGTAGCTTGAAGCCATGCCACGAGGAACAAGAGGCGTCTCCCAAGCTGCCCTCCTTGTCTTCTCCCTCCATGCTTTTCTCCCAGCAGTTTCCTCACAGCCCATCAGGCCTGGGTCATATCAACGGCGGCACCTCTCTTCTAAGCTTGCATGACGGCAGCACCGGCACCCAGGAGAGCCACATGCCAGAGTCATGGAGCCAGATGATACTGtaaacatctctctctctctctctctacatgcTAGTAATTCAGATAAGAAGAAAATATGCTTGTAAAATTTAATTACATACGTGACTATATGCAGCTCTAGGGGAGGGAGTAAAGTGATTAATCCACTTCGTCCTTTAGTAGATCAGAAGCAGCTCCTATGTGCTAATTAATCATATGTTGCATGTTCATTTCACTAACTTGCAGTTGTTTTTATCTCCATGGACTGATGTATTTGTGTATATCTGTGTGTTCCTTGTGCAAACGGCATCATATACAGCAGTGGGGGATTGGTTGGAGATCAAGAGAGAGAGGGATACAACGCCACCACGGCTCTCCTGTCAAAGGGACTAGAGAATTGGGGGGCTCATCAGGCTGCTGTAAGTGCATGCATGGTTGGTACCAAGGAGGACGGCTCCATGCCTCAGTCCGTCGCCGGAGGCGCTGCTTCTTACAACTTCTATGGGAGCCATCTTGCTGGTGACGGACATGAGATCCAGGCCAAGTCCCAGCTGAGCCAGATGCTTCTGGCCTCCTCTCCTAGGTCATGCGTCACCACAAGCCTGGGCAGCAACATGCTCGACTTCTCAAACAGCGTGGCGCCGCCCCCTCCGgagctgaggtgccaccaccactcCGACAACTCATCCGAGGTGAATAACGATATTAGATTAGATGTTACTACTAGTTAATTTGCTCATTTGCTCAGTAATATA
The sequence above is a segment of the Triticum dicoccoides isolate Atlit2015 ecotype Zavitan chromosome 1A, WEW_v2.0, whole genome shotgun sequence genome. Coding sequences within it:
- the LOC119368841 gene encoding transcription factor bHLH68-like isoform X2 produces the protein MNRGEFQSSLVQQMIWSGTGDGGTSSIMSSLKPCHEEQEASPKLPSLSSPSMLFSQQFPHSPSGLGHINGGTSLLSLHDGSTGTQESHMPESWSQMILGGLVGDQEREGYNATTALLSKGLENWGAHQAAVSACMVGTKEDGSMPQSVAGGAASYNFYGSHLAGDGHEIQAKSQLSQMLLASSPRSCVTTSLGSNMLDFSNSVAPPPPELRCHHHSDNSSECNSTATGSALKKARVQASSSAQSTLKVRKERLGDRITALHQIVSPFGKTDTASVLQETIGYVRFLLGQIEALSYPYMGHGSNGSSIQNGPTGESNPGLFPEYPGQLLNHNNNTGGVQQQAPGQPEQQGAVNEEASKKDLRSRGLCLVPVSCTSHFGGDNAADYWAPAPLGGMILQ
- the LOC119368841 gene encoding transcription factor bHLH68-like isoform X1; translated protein: MNRGEFQSSLVQQMIWSGTGDGGTSSIMSSLKPCHEEQEASPKLPSLSSPSMLFSQQFPHSPSGLGHINGGTSLLSLHDGSTGTQESHMPESWSQMILSGGLVGDQEREGYNATTALLSKGLENWGAHQAAVSACMVGTKEDGSMPQSVAGGAASYNFYGSHLAGDGHEIQAKSQLSQMLLASSPRSCVTTSLGSNMLDFSNSVAPPPPELRCHHHSDNSSECNSTATGSALKKARVQASSSAQSTLKVRKERLGDRITALHQIVSPFGKTDTASVLQETIGYVRFLLGQIEALSYPYMGHGSNGSSIQNGPTGESNPGLFPEYPGQLLNHNNNTGGVQQQAPGQPEQQGAVNEEASKKDLRSRGLCLVPVSCTSHFGGDNAADYWAPAPLGGMILQ
- the LOC119368841 gene encoding transcription factor bHLH133-like isoform X3, translated to MNRGEFQSSLVQQMIWSGTGDGGTSSIMSSLKPCHEEQEASPKLPSLSSPSMLFSQQFPHSPSGLGHINGGTSLLSLHDGSTGTQESHMPESWSQMILSGGLVGDQEREGYNATTALLSKGLENWGAHQAAVSACMVGTKEDGSMPQSVAGGAASYNFYGSHLAGDGHEIQAKSQLSQMLLASSPRSCVTTSLGSNMLDFSNSVAPPPPELRCHHHSDNSSETDTASVLQETIGYVRFLLGQIEALSYPYMGHGSNGSSIQNGPTGESNPGLFPEYPGQLLNHNNNTGGVQQQAPGQPEQQGAVNEEASKKDLRSRGLCLVPVSCTSHFGGDNAADYWAPAPLGGMILQ